The proteins below come from a single Carassius carassius chromosome 11, fCarCar2.1, whole genome shotgun sequence genomic window:
- the crygs4 gene encoding crystallin, gamma S4, translating to MTTESIVFYEDRNFQGRSYECKGDTSDLHSFFSRCNSAKVKGGFWVLYEWQNYMGYQYVLTPGEYPDYHHWIGFNDCVRSCRLLRHVTGNLKLKLFERPNFDGQTWEVTESTPSIQECFLCREIHSCKVQEGPCVFFEHANYSGRQYLLEKGEYRRHTEWGAMHPIVGSVRQITTDC from the exons ATGACAACTGAGAGT ATTGTGTTCTACGAAGACAGGAACTTCCAGGGAAGGTCCTATGAGTGTAAGGGAGACACAAGTGACCTTCATTCTTTTTTTAGCCGCTGTAATTCTGCAAAGGTGAAGGGGGGCTTTTGGGTGCTGTATGAGTGGCAAAACTACATGGGCTATCAGTATGTCCTGACCCCAGGGGAGTATCCAGATTATCATCATTGGATTGGCTTCAATGATTGTGTCCGATCTTGTCGTCTACTCAGGCAT GTTACTGGAAATCTCAAGCTGAAGCTCTTTGAAAGGCCCAATTTTGATGGCCAAACATGGGAAGTTACAGAAAGCACCCCGTCCATTCAGGAATGTTTCCTCTGTAGAGAGATCCATTCCTGCAAAGTCCAGGAAGGTCCCTGTGTGTTCTTTGAGCATGCAAACTACAGTGGCCGTCAGTACCTCCTTGAGAAGGGAGAGTACAGACGCCACACTGAATGGGGGGCCATGCATCCCATTGTGGGCTCTGTTCGTCAAATCACCACAGACTGTTGA
- the LOC132152597 gene encoding gamma-crystallin 1-like: MIEKVKDTREEEEDKEGENEDEDEGQGDKESQIKFNIRHEDKNFQGCCFECSMDCPELSSHFSCCYSWAWVLYERPKLMGCQYILTRGEYPDYQHWMGYNDSIRSCRRVRNHTGILRIHLYERPDFQGQIMESSEDLPFLYDHFHHREVQSCNVLDGAWVFCEHPNYRGHQYLLERGEFRHFTDWSAMHPAVGSIRSVQEF, encoded by the exons ATGATTGAAAAGGTCAAGGACAccagagaggaggaggaagacaaaGAGGGGGagaatgaggatgaggatgaggggCAAGGAGACAAGGAGTCTCAGATTAAATTT AATATAAGGCatgaagacaaaaactttcaggGATGTTGTTTTGAGTGCAGCATGGACTGCCCAGAGCTGTCATCCCACTTCAGCTGCTGTTACTCCTGGGCCTGGGTTTTGTATGAACGTCCAAAATTAATGGGCTGCCAGTACATCCTAACCAGGGGAGAGTATCCTGATTACCAGCACTGGATGGGCTATAATGACTCTATAAGGTCTTGCCGCAGGGTGCGAAAT CATACTGGCATTTTACGTATCCATCTGTATGAGCGGCCTGACTTTCAGGGTCAGATTATGGAGTCCAGTGAGGACTTACCCTTTCTCTATGACCACTTCCATCACCGTGAGGTACAGTCCTGTAACGTTCTGGATGGGGCCTGGGTCTTCTGTGAGCATCCTAACTACAGGGGACATCAGTATTTGTTGGAGAGAGGCGAGTTCCGCCACTTCACCGACTGGAGTGCCATGCATCCTGCTGTCGGCTCCATCCGCAGTGTTCAGGAGTTTTAG